A portion of the Chlamydia avium 10DC88 genome contains these proteins:
- the rpsF gene encoding 30S ribosomal protein S6 has translation MKKKATRLYEGAYVFSVTLSEEARRKALDKVTSGIINYGGEILKIHDQGRKKLSYTIRGAREGYYYFIYFSVIPEAIAELWKEYHLNEDLLRFMTLKADTVQEVLEFASLPE, from the coding sequence ATGAAGAAAAAAGCAACCCGACTTTACGAAGGTGCCTATGTATTTAGTGTTACTCTTAGTGAGGAAGCTAGGCGCAAGGCTTTGGATAAAGTAACTTCAGGTATTATCAATTATGGTGGAGAAATTTTAAAAATTCACGATCAAGGGAGAAAAAAATTATCTTATACTATCCGAGGAGCTCGTGAAGGCTATTACTATTTCATTTATTTTTCCGTCATTCCTGAAGCAATTGCAGAATTATGGAAAGAGTATCATTTAAATGAGGATCTGTTAAGATTTATGACTCTAAAAGCAGATACTGTACAAGAAGTTTTGGAATTTGCATCATTACCAGAATAA
- a CDS encoding 50S ribosomal protein L25/general stress protein Ctc — protein MELVVTSRETDRKSFLKKIRQQGGIPAVIYSKGKSLANIVVDAHVFKNFLSGLESGSLSSTIFSLSYEGRIIRALIKDIQYQVTTYDVIHLDFEELVEERDVKLNIPIRCINAVDCIGVKLGGSLRQIIRYLRVVCKPKDIVPFLELDVRSLGLSQTKKLSDITIPPGIRPITSLKEVVVTVSRR, from the coding sequence ATGGAGCTTGTGGTTACAAGTCGTGAGACAGATAGAAAATCTTTTCTTAAAAAAATTCGTCAACAAGGAGGTATCCCCGCCGTTATTTATTCCAAGGGGAAAAGCCTAGCTAATATTGTTGTTGATGCTCATGTGTTTAAGAATTTTTTATCTGGCTTAGAGAGTGGTTCATTATCTTCTACCATTTTTTCTTTATCCTATGAGGGTCGTATAATTAGGGCTCTAATTAAAGATATTCAATATCAAGTGACTACGTATGATGTTATTCACTTGGATTTTGAAGAACTTGTAGAGGAGAGAGATGTAAAATTAAATATTCCAATTCGCTGCATTAATGCTGTGGATTGTATTGGTGTGAAATTGGGGGGATCCCTAAGACAGATTATCCGCTATTTACGCGTTGTATGTAAGCCTAAAGACATTGTGCCCTTTTTAGAATTAGATGTTCGTTCTTTAGGATTATCACAGACTAAGAAATTGTCCGACATCACGATTCCACCGGGGATTCGTCCTATCACTTCTCTTAAAGAAGTTGTAGTAACAGTGTCTAGAAGATAG
- a CDS encoding putative Na+/H+ antiporter, whose protein sequence is MILPQYSSSLRTGATVLFFFSIVHTFLTPWFHNRFQICQHKKMIFPEKWKKYLWLSECYRLLGRVEVVFILWAAPLFLWFLYSEGYKLTISYFNSRNYIFSLFIIIMLILLESRPIVYLSERIFSSIAKIGKQSPRCWWWTLMIAPPLSSVLLKETGAMIIATTLLCRSFYKFSPSPRFAYATMGLLFSNISLGGLTTGISSRALFIILPSVKWGNGFILKYFCWKAIIAMLISTTIYYLIFRKEFTKFPKAITVSSNVKEYIPKWIICIHILLVCAVILARSVPLLMMAILIFYLGFQKFTIFYQHPIRIGKACFVGLFYAGLVIFGELQEWWVLELMHRMSDFGYMMTSYVLSIFLDNALVNYLVHNLPVATDCFLYLVVAGCMSAGGLTVISNIPNIVGYLALRPSFPSSSFSLGWLFLFSLGPSIIALMTFWIFKDIPTFVYCFFR, encoded by the coding sequence ATGATTTTACCGCAGTATTCTTCATCATTGCGAACTGGTGCTACCGTACTATTTTTCTTCTCCATAGTGCATACGTTTCTCACCCCCTGGTTTCATAACCGTTTCCAGATATGTCAACATAAAAAAATGATTTTTCCAGAGAAATGGAAGAAATATTTATGGTTGAGCGAATGTTATCGTTTACTTGGTAGGGTGGAGGTTGTTTTTATTCTATGGGCAGCGCCTCTGTTTCTATGGTTTCTCTATTCTGAAGGCTATAAATTGACCATTAGTTATTTTAATAGCAGGAATTACATATTTTCTTTGTTTATTATTATTATGCTGATTCTCTTAGAATCACGCCCCATAGTATATTTATCAGAACGTATTTTCTCGAGTATTGCTAAAATAGGGAAACAATCTCCACGATGCTGGTGGTGGACACTCATGATAGCACCCCCATTATCTTCCGTTCTTCTTAAGGAAACAGGAGCAATGATTATAGCGACTACATTACTGTGTAGGAGTTTTTATAAATTTTCACCCTCTCCACGCTTCGCTTACGCAACTATGGGATTATTGTTTTCAAATATTTCTCTTGGAGGATTAACAACAGGAATATCTTCTCGAGCATTATTTATTATTCTTCCCTCAGTTAAATGGGGCAACGGCTTTATTCTAAAATATTTTTGTTGGAAGGCAATTATCGCTATGTTGATTTCGACAACTATTTATTATTTAATTTTTAGAAAAGAGTTCACCAAATTTCCTAAGGCAATCACTGTTTCTTCTAATGTGAAAGAATACATTCCCAAATGGATTATTTGTATACATATTCTCCTTGTATGCGCTGTCATACTCGCTCGTTCTGTCCCATTGTTAATGATGGCTATCTTGATATTTTATTTGGGATTCCAAAAATTTACTATCTTTTATCAGCATCCTATTCGTATTGGGAAAGCTTGCTTCGTTGGGTTATTTTATGCAGGATTAGTAATTTTCGGTGAGCTGCAAGAGTGGTGGGTGTTGGAACTCATGCACAGGATGTCAGACTTTGGCTATATGATGACTTCGTATGTTCTATCGATCTTCTTAGACAATGCATTAGTAAATTATCTTGTACATAATCTACCTGTAGCTACGGATTGTTTTCTTTATCTTGTTGTTGCAGGATGTATGTCCGCTGGGGGATTGACAGTCATCTCCAATATTCCCAACATTGTTGGTTATCTAGCGCTTAGGCCGTCTTTCCCCTCTTCATCATTTTCTTTGGGATGGTTATTTTTATTTTCTCTAGGTCCTTCAATCATAGCTCTAATGACTTTTTGGATTTTCAAGGATATCCCCACTTTTGTCTATTGTTTCTTTAGGTGA
- the glgA gene encoding glycogen synthase GlgA: MKILQTAVEFAPIIKSGGLGDAVYGLSKGLAENHHVEVVLPFYPLICPKLSFPLVDEKTVFYKFLGQQTATALSYSYGNMLLTILQLDSQLDLFATPTIYTGNDTLRFMAFSSAVSAYIHISDKVDIVHMHDWHMGLLAGLLKDPDRTYYPKRIFTIHNFNYRGYCSTQLLAASGISDFGLSNYQLFRDPHTSVLLKGALYCSDYVTTVSPTYAQDILQDYSDYEMHDALVSQSDVFCGILNGIDENLWNPETDPCLVANYSAELLEEPDILFMKKEENKAFLYDKLGLSHEYTPLMCIISRIVEQKGPEFMKATILHAMENAYSLVIIGQCYDQELQRQFANLKESLTPTPNIRIVLDYNDSLARLTYGAADMICIPSHFEPCGLTQLISMRYGTIPLVRSTGGLADTVIPHVHGLTFSHTENFHDFYHMLSSAISTYRHEPDVWFHMIEEGMQRHSGLNTMASQYVAIYSSLL; this comes from the coding sequence ATGAAAATCCTACAAACTGCAGTAGAATTCGCTCCTATCATAAAATCAGGGGGATTAGGAGATGCAGTTTATGGCCTATCCAAAGGATTGGCTGAAAACCATCATGTTGAAGTTGTTCTTCCTTTTTATCCTCTTATCTGTCCGAAACTATCTTTCCCTCTTGTAGATGAGAAAACTGTTTTCTATAAGTTCTTAGGACAACAAACTGCAACAGCCCTCTCCTATTCTTATGGGAATATGCTTCTCACTATTCTTCAGCTAGACTCCCAACTAGATTTATTCGCCACGCCAACAATCTATACTGGAAATGATACCTTACGCTTTATGGCGTTTTCCTCTGCTGTTTCTGCCTATATCCATATTTCTGACAAAGTAGACATTGTACATATGCATGATTGGCATATGGGGCTTCTAGCAGGATTATTAAAAGATCCTGACCGTACATACTATCCAAAAAGAATTTTTACTATTCATAATTTTAATTATCGAGGTTACTGTAGTACACAATTATTAGCAGCTTCAGGAATTAGTGATTTTGGTCTAAGTAATTATCAATTATTTCGTGATCCTCATACTTCGGTTTTACTCAAAGGGGCATTGTACTGTTCTGATTATGTGACTACGGTTTCCCCTACTTATGCTCAAGATATTCTTCAAGATTACTCCGACTATGAAATGCATGATGCACTTGTTTCTCAGAGTGATGTTTTTTGTGGAATTCTCAATGGAATAGATGAAAATCTCTGGAATCCAGAAACAGATCCTTGCTTAGTTGCAAACTATAGTGCGGAATTATTAGAAGAACCTGATATTCTTTTTATGAAAAAGGAGGAGAATAAAGCCTTTCTATACGACAAACTCGGCCTATCTCATGAGTACACACCTTTGATGTGCATCATTTCTCGTATTGTAGAGCAAAAAGGTCCTGAATTTATGAAGGCAACGATTCTTCATGCTATGGAAAATGCTTATTCTCTAGTGATCATCGGCCAATGTTATGATCAAGAATTACAACGGCAATTTGCTAATCTAAAAGAATCTCTAACTCCAACTCCCAATATACGTATTGTCCTAGATTACAATGATTCCTTAGCGCGACTCACCTATGGTGCTGCGGATATGATTTGTATTCCTTCGCACTTTGAACCTTGTGGTCTTACACAACTTATTAGCATGCGCTATGGGACAATACCCTTGGTACGATCTACAGGGGGACTTGCGGATACAGTGATTCCCCATGTTCATGGGTTAACGTTCTCCCATACAGAAAATTTCCATGATTTTTATCATATGCTGTCCTCTGCGATCTCTACTTATCGTCATGAACCTGATGTTTGGTTTCATATGATTGAAGAGGGTATGCAACGTCATTCAGGTTTAAATACTATGGCATCTCAATACGTAGCAATCTATTCTTCTTTACTATAA
- the ispE gene encoding 4-(cytidine 5'-diphospho)-2-C-methyl-D-erythritol kinase, producing MHYFSPAKLNIFLKLHGKCRNGFHQMTSRYQTIDFGDEISLRKGDKDILICNIPGLNTPENSLWKSLYLFRKYTKISTPIVWNLYKRIPIGSGLGGGSSNAATALYALNQYFQTQLSNDVLKEMAKILGTDVSLFFSSGSSVGVGCGDDVIPWEEGESCPQRYVLYFSEKGVLTKEAFSYVLPEDFVKRKRNIMDYKHVRENDLEKAVFRFRTDLLEKKHMLERIWSPYPSHVSMSGSGATLFVSYPKEIEKNPQIASAIRKLIQDSHGILTNSVCKTSGWY from the coding sequence ATGCACTATTTTTCCCCAGCAAAGTTAAATATTTTTTTAAAGCTTCATGGTAAGTGCAGGAATGGATTTCATCAAATGACTTCCCGATATCAAACGATTGATTTTGGGGATGAAATTTCTTTGAGAAAAGGAGACAAGGATATTCTTATCTGTAATATTCCAGGATTAAATACACCTGAAAATAGTCTCTGGAAGAGTCTATATTTATTTCGAAAATACACAAAAATTTCTACACCCATTGTTTGGAATCTATATAAGCGCATCCCTATAGGGTCAGGTTTAGGAGGAGGAAGTAGTAATGCTGCAACAGCCCTATATGCATTAAATCAGTATTTCCAAACCCAATTATCTAACGATGTTTTAAAAGAAATGGCAAAAATCTTAGGCACCGATGTCTCTCTATTTTTTTCTTCAGGATCTTCCGTAGGTGTAGGTTGCGGGGATGATGTTATTCCCTGGGAAGAGGGGGAGAGTTGCCCTCAACGCTATGTACTCTATTTTTCAGAAAAAGGTGTACTTACGAAAGAAGCTTTTTCCTATGTGCTTCCCGAAGATTTTGTTAAAAGAAAACGGAACATAATGGATTACAAACATGTTAGGGAAAATGATTTAGAAAAAGCTGTGTTTCGTTTCCGTACAGATTTATTAGAAAAAAAACACATGCTAGAAAGGATATGGAGTCCTTATCCAAGTCATGTGAGTATGTCGGGATCGGGAGCTACTCTATTTGTAAGTTACCCCAAAGAAATAGAAAAAAATCCTCAAATAGCGAGTGCTATTCGCAAATTAATTCAAGATAGCCATGGTATACTCACAAATTCTGTTTGTAAGACCAGTGGATGGTATTAA
- the pgsA gene encoding CDP-diacylglycerol--glycerol-3-phosphate 3-phosphatidyltransferase, whose product MGLPNYLTFSRLFMTPIFMLLYLKGKWLGVTPVVLPYILLALLGLSELTDAIDGYIARRFSQVTDLGKLLDPMADSIYRISIYLTFTQPPVNLPLILVFVFLARDSVISTLRTVCAFRGVVVAARVSGKIKAILQGISFSLILLAMIPHSLGMISDSGLELFASIIGCIVAIYSVYSGVEYFWVNKSYLLQRGKGKSNN is encoded by the coding sequence ATGGGGCTACCTAATTATTTAACTTTTTCCCGGCTGTTTATGACACCAATTTTCATGCTACTTTATTTGAAAGGTAAGTGGCTGGGTGTTACTCCCGTAGTTCTTCCGTATATACTTCTGGCATTGCTAGGTCTTTCTGAGTTAACTGATGCTATTGATGGATACATAGCTAGAAGGTTTTCCCAAGTAACAGATTTAGGGAAATTACTTGACCCTATGGCAGACAGTATTTATAGAATTTCCATTTATCTGACGTTTACTCAACCTCCAGTAAATCTCCCTCTAATTCTTGTTTTTGTTTTTCTTGCTAGAGATTCCGTAATTAGTACGTTGCGTACTGTATGTGCCTTCCGTGGTGTTGTTGTAGCTGCTCGAGTAAGTGGAAAAATTAAAGCTATTTTACAAGGGATTAGCTTTTCCTTAATCCTCTTAGCAATGATTCCTCATTCTTTAGGAATGATTTCTGACAGTGGATTGGAACTCTTTGCGTCCATCATTGGCTGTATTGTTGCTATTTACTCGGTATATTCGGGGGTGGAGTACTTCTGGGTAAATAAAAGTTATTTGTTGCAACGAGGAAAGGGAAAATCTAACAATTAA
- the pth gene encoding aminoacyl-tRNA hydrolase, whose protein sequence is MMRLVVGIGNPGRQYAWTRHNIGFLCVDRLVQGFPGTQFREVPKFFSDISKVESPYGPIVFIKPRTYVNLSGKAVKAAKEYYNIKEDCIIVLADDVNLPFGSVRLRQDAGSGGHKGIKSITQSLGSSHYWQLRLGVGRPKEENMGLSDFVLGQFSNEEQLGVQSLLSEMAVLFVQWCSEENGPQGNKLL, encoded by the coding sequence ATGATGCGACTAGTTGTTGGCATAGGAAACCCGGGGCGTCAGTATGCATGGACGCGGCATAATATAGGGTTTCTTTGTGTAGACAGATTAGTCCAAGGGTTTCCTGGAACTCAATTTAGGGAAGTCCCTAAATTTTTTTCTGACATTTCTAAAGTGGAATCCCCTTATGGGCCCATAGTATTCATTAAGCCCAGGACTTATGTGAATCTAAGTGGTAAGGCTGTTAAAGCGGCTAAAGAATACTATAATATTAAAGAAGACTGCATTATTGTACTTGCTGATGATGTGAACCTACCCTTTGGTAGTGTTCGTCTTCGACAAGACGCTGGGAGTGGTGGACACAAGGGAATTAAAAGTATTACCCAAAGCCTTGGATCTAGTCATTATTGGCAATTGCGTTTAGGAGTGGGGCGACCTAAAGAAGAAAATATGGGACTGTCAGATTTTGTTCTTGGGCAGTTTTCTAATGAAGAACAATTGGGAGTGCAATCTCTGTTATCTGAGATGGCCGTATTATTTGTTCAATGGTGTTCTGAGGAAAATGGTCCTCAGGGAAATAAACTACTCTAG
- the rbp7 gene encoding reticulate body protein Rbp-7 produces MSYTITLPEEHNTEKIQDNLQKITLASSEVLKSKYETKNKKQPYEVFQAESTLSVEANKIASVVEYILFYRSSK; encoded by the coding sequence ATGTCATACACGATCACATTACCTGAAGAACACAACACTGAAAAAATTCAGGATAATCTTCAAAAGATTACCTTAGCTTCTTCGGAAGTTCTGAAAAGTAAGTATGAAACAAAAAATAAGAAACAACCTTACGAAGTTTTCCAAGCAGAAAGTACTCTTTCTGTAGAAGCAAATAAAATTGCTTCTGTTGTAGAATATATTTTATTTTATCGTTCTTCTAAGTAG
- a CDS encoding insulinase family protein — protein sequence MKWKTWSANILLISLFLTSCYPKTIPDQCPLKILTPSLAHQKIAKVLCPNGLQLLIISNPESPISGAALAVKTGNSSDPKEFPGLAHLTEHCVFLGNQKYPSPDSFSQFLSNNNGKYNAFTSSHSTSYLFSVDNSVFHEAIDQFVHLFIDPLFLQESLDKEKNAVHQEFAIHPTKDNRRIFRIQQLIAPKNSPINHFGCGNATTLAKVSPQDMRTWFQQYYHADNMIAIVHTSEPLNKTIKFLTKLFAKIPKQKHRGIQPSRPIIEDNSSSGKLYINTAVEPTTRLHVYWNFHNTAESFPLGCFASIAYILNHEGPNSLISVLKKEKLITQAASGFYRTSQDTGEFTIEYQLTDEGEKNYSDILMKTFAYLHYIQEQSIPNHCLNDISTMNALDYCYSSNTELFKTLYTQISTLIHEDLSTYPYQTLVYPKYSSEEEKAILNTLSDPYRARYILSTKHLEYFPSAVQHHDAIFNMSYYEQPLLNLEGYKQAPPYSSLSLPQKNIYIPKDIEIVKTTAPVHGQFPFSPDLAYKGPGLTLYYCEDQFYTLPKLAIDLCIRSPEISIKNLRSLIMTDIYSLAIDDILTHEYYSATQAGLTFSSSLHGEGLGLSISGYDTTVPILLKSILSSLQLTLSQEQFSIYKQQLLENYQKKIISCPIRTGIQTLWTHSLQNVYAYDEKIAVLQTINFEEMQYFAENLLNQVFIEGMILGPPKKCKQELTDILKDFISSHIPYEASPFYYQRQEKNSENIQTSYPLSGNAILLVLQDELSSSIEHLAATEMMFSWLHHTIFMHLRTEQQLGYVVGACYQEALLLPAGIFYIRSDAYSPGELVEKTRDFIQKVAHSPETYGMSPQYFSDLRSAYIKNLIHPSESLETMNSILFSLAFDKPSIQFSRNNDKISAAQNMDYVTFKDYCQEFLNEKLGKHISIYVHGATSISVCSPKETIDKSGDILENPKSH from the coding sequence ATGAAATGGAAAACGTGGTCTGCCAATATACTATTAATTTCTCTATTCCTGACCTCTTGTTATCCAAAAACTATTCCAGATCAATGTCCTTTAAAAATTCTCACCCCCTCATTAGCTCACCAAAAGATAGCTAAAGTTCTTTGTCCTAACGGCCTGCAACTACTCATTATCTCTAATCCTGAATCCCCTATTTCTGGAGCTGCTTTAGCAGTAAAAACAGGAAATTCTTCTGATCCTAAGGAATTCCCAGGACTCGCTCATTTAACTGAACATTGTGTATTCCTGGGGAATCAAAAATATCCCTCTCCCGATAGCTTCTCACAGTTTTTAAGTAATAATAATGGGAAATATAATGCTTTCACAAGTTCCCATAGTACCAGCTATCTGTTTTCAGTAGATAATTCTGTATTTCATGAAGCTATCGATCAATTCGTACATTTGTTTATCGATCCATTGTTTCTCCAAGAATCCTTAGATAAAGAAAAGAATGCTGTACACCAAGAATTCGCTATACATCCAACAAAAGATAATCGTCGTATCTTCCGTATTCAACAACTTATAGCACCGAAAAATAGCCCTATAAATCACTTTGGTTGTGGTAATGCAACAACATTAGCAAAAGTTTCTCCTCAAGATATGCGAACATGGTTTCAACAGTACTACCACGCTGACAATATGATTGCTATTGTTCATACGTCGGAGCCACTAAACAAAACAATAAAATTCCTGACAAAGCTCTTTGCAAAGATTCCGAAACAAAAACACAGAGGCATACAGCCATCACGACCTATTATTGAGGATAACAGTTCCTCCGGGAAACTCTATATCAATACTGCTGTAGAACCCACTACTCGTCTTCATGTATACTGGAATTTCCATAACACCGCCGAGTCATTCCCCTTAGGATGTTTTGCATCAATAGCATATATTCTGAATCATGAAGGACCCAATAGTTTAATTTCGGTACTAAAAAAAGAGAAACTCATCACTCAAGCAGCGTCTGGTTTTTATAGAACATCACAAGACACCGGTGAATTTACTATTGAATATCAACTTACTGATGAAGGTGAAAAAAACTACTCTGATATCTTAATGAAAACTTTTGCTTATTTACATTATATTCAAGAGCAAAGTATCCCTAATCACTGTCTTAATGACATTTCGACTATGAATGCTCTAGATTATTGTTATAGTTCCAATACAGAGCTTTTCAAAACTCTCTACACGCAAATTTCTACTCTTATACATGAAGATCTATCTACCTATCCTTATCAGACACTGGTATATCCCAAATATTCTTCTGAAGAAGAGAAAGCAATTCTAAATACTCTTTCTGATCCTTATCGTGCACGCTATATCCTATCAACAAAACATCTAGAATATTTCCCCTCGGCTGTTCAACATCATGACGCTATTTTTAATATGTCATACTACGAACAACCTCTTCTCAATTTAGAGGGATATAAGCAAGCTCCTCCTTATTCCTCTCTATCCCTACCTCAAAAGAATATTTATATCCCTAAAGATATCGAAATAGTAAAAACAACAGCACCTGTACATGGACAGTTTCCATTTTCTCCAGATTTAGCCTATAAAGGTCCTGGTCTTACACTGTATTATTGTGAAGATCAATTTTATACTCTCCCAAAACTTGCTATAGATCTTTGTATCCGTTCCCCAGAAATTTCTATTAAAAATCTCCGCTCTTTAATTATGACGGACATATATTCGTTAGCGATTGATGACATTCTAACCCATGAATATTACTCTGCGACACAAGCAGGTCTTACTTTTTCTTCTTCTCTACATGGAGAGGGATTAGGTTTAAGTATTTCTGGGTATGATACAACTGTTCCTATTCTACTAAAATCAATTCTCTCATCTTTACAACTCACTTTAAGCCAAGAACAGTTCTCTATTTATAAACAGCAATTGTTAGAAAATTATCAGAAAAAAATAATTAGCTGTCCTATACGTACAGGTATACAAACCCTATGGACTCATTCTCTCCAAAATGTCTATGCATATGACGAGAAGATAGCTGTCTTACAAACTATAAATTTTGAGGAGATGCAATATTTTGCAGAGAATTTATTGAATCAAGTGTTTATTGAGGGGATGATTCTCGGCCCTCCAAAAAAATGTAAACAAGAACTCACAGATATTCTTAAAGATTTTATTTCTTCTCATATTCCCTATGAGGCCTCTCCTTTCTATTACCAAAGGCAAGAAAAGAATAGCGAAAATATTCAGACGAGCTATCCCCTATCAGGGAATGCTATATTATTAGTACTTCAAGATGAACTTTCTTCTTCTATAGAACATTTGGCTGCTACAGAAATGATGTTTTCTTGGTTACATCATACAATATTCATGCACTTACGTACGGAACAACAGCTAGGCTACGTTGTGGGGGCTTGTTATCAAGAAGCATTATTGCTCCCTGCAGGGATATTCTATATTCGTTCTGATGCTTATTCTCCAGGAGAACTTGTAGAAAAAACAAGAGATTTTATACAGAAAGTAGCACATTCCCCAGAAACATATGGGATGTCTCCTCAATATTTTTCTGACTTACGCTCGGCATACATTAAAAATCTTATACATCCTTCGGAATCTTTAGAAACAATGAATTCCATTTTGTTTTCTTTAGCTTTTGACAAACCTTCAATACAATTTTCCCGTAACAATGATAAAATCTCTGCAGCTCAAAACATGGATTACGTAACTTTTAAGGATTACTGTCAGGAATTTTTAAATGAAAAATTAGGGAAACACATCTCTATATACGTACATGGGGCTACATCCATATCTGTATGCTCACCTAAAGAAACAATAGACAAAAGTGGGGATATCCTTGAAAATCCAAAAAGTCATTAG
- the rpsR gene encoding 30S ribosomal protein S18 — MSKPVHNNEHRRKRFNKKCPFVSAGWKTIDYKDTETLKKFITERGKILPRRITGVSSRFQGMLTLAIKRARHMGLLPFVGED, encoded by the coding sequence ATGAGCAAGCCTGTTCATAATAATGAACACAGAAGGAAGCGATTTAATAAGAAATGTCCTTTTGTTTCCGCAGGTTGGAAAACTATAGATTACAAAGATACAGAAACCTTAAAAAAGTTTATTACGGAAAGAGGTAAGATTTTACCACGAAGAATTACAGGTGTCTCTTCCCGCTTCCAAGGTATGCTTACTCTAGCGATAAAAAGAGCGCGTCATATGGGGTTACTACCTTTTGTAGGAGAAGATTAA
- the rplI gene encoding 50S ribosomal protein L9 has product MKRQLLLLEDVDGLGRSGDIVTARPGYFRNYLIPKKKAVIAGAGTLRLQAQLKEERMRRAAADREESEKLAETLKNIVLEFQVRVDPDNNMYGSVTIADMIQAAAQKNIVLTRKNFPHSHYAIKNLGKKNVPLKLKEDVPATLIVEVVSENLYVASVLDQQSPSEEQDKN; this is encoded by the coding sequence ATGAAACGACAACTACTTTTATTAGAGGATGTTGATGGTTTAGGCCGTAGTGGTGATATTGTCACAGCACGTCCTGGTTATTTCCGCAACTACCTTATACCAAAAAAGAAAGCTGTCATTGCAGGAGCAGGAACTCTACGCTTACAAGCACAGTTAAAAGAAGAGCGTATGCGTCGTGCAGCTGCAGACAGAGAAGAATCAGAAAAATTAGCAGAGACCTTAAAAAATATTGTTCTCGAGTTCCAAGTTCGAGTAGATCCAGATAACAATATGTATGGTTCTGTTACTATTGCTGATATGATTCAAGCAGCTGCTCAGAAGAATATCGTTTTAACGCGAAAAAATTTCCCCCATTCTCATTATGCAATTAAGAATCTTGGGAAAAAGAACGTACCTTTAAAATTAAAAGAAGATGTTCCTGCAACTTTAATTGTTGAAGTAGTTTCTGAGAATTTATACGTTGCTTCTGTTCTCGATCAACAATCCCCTTCAGAAGAACAAGACAAAAATTAG